From one Halosimplex rubrum genomic stretch:
- a CDS encoding TetR/AcrR family transcriptional regulator, with the protein MSGDESTRAAIMDATFRALAKHGYADLTVQAIADEFEKSKSLIHYHYDSKADLLVAFLSHLLDEFIGEVEDGGPDDPRERLVRMAEIVVVGLGDREDARDFHTALLGMRAQAPFEPDLQEQLVENDRLIRGVVADIVREGIETGQFRDVDPERYAALFRSTIEGAQSHDVILGDAAPTDEAFAGIEQYLIDDLLMASEGERSEPSNASGESEAQSASKASGGAASEERPASSRPSDATDGAEDGEA; encoded by the coding sequence ATGTCCGGCGACGAGTCGACGCGCGCGGCGATCATGGACGCCACCTTCCGCGCGCTCGCGAAACACGGCTACGCCGACTTGACGGTCCAGGCCATCGCCGACGAGTTCGAGAAGAGCAAGTCGCTCATCCACTACCACTACGACTCGAAGGCCGACCTGTTGGTCGCGTTCCTCTCGCACCTGCTCGACGAGTTCATCGGCGAAGTCGAGGACGGCGGTCCGGACGACCCCCGCGAGCGACTCGTCCGGATGGCCGAGATCGTCGTGGTCGGCCTGGGCGACCGCGAGGACGCCCGCGACTTCCACACCGCCCTGCTCGGGATGCGCGCTCAGGCCCCCTTCGAGCCGGACCTGCAGGAGCAACTCGTCGAGAACGACCGGCTCATCCGCGGCGTCGTCGCCGACATCGTCCGCGAGGGGATCGAGACCGGCCAGTTCCGCGACGTCGACCCCGAGCGCTACGCCGCGCTGTTCCGCTCGACCATCGAGGGCGCCCAATCGCACGACGTGATCCTCGGCGACGCGGCCCCGACCGACGAGGCCTTCGCCGGGATCGAACAGTACCTGATCGACGACCTGCTGATGGCGAGCGAGGGCGAGCGAAGCGAGCCCTCGAACGCGAGCGGGGAGAGCGAGGCGCAAAGCGCCTCGAAAGCGAGCGGCGGAGCCGCGAGCGAGGAACGACCCGCGAGCAGCCGACCGTCGGACGCGACCGACGGCGCCGAGGACGGGGAGGCGTGA
- a CDS encoding DUF7139 domain-containing protein, with amino-acid sequence MPSLSEAYDRGEWTGRDPRRVSAGGGLFAVGALAVVSAILVLTTDLAAVFDATSTTDARRVAGALAGLGIPAMFVGVVAVLPASRRERLGALAGAAVTVAGVVMYWRVYPQQWVEASDSMAFPTAMLYFVGGSVALWFVLSAVASFKLRNNPQGTVRLEVTRQGETEEIHVTRSEYQRYKRAVQGDADNSEAVAEELRALHRD; translated from the coding sequence ATGCCCAGTCTCTCGGAGGCCTACGACCGCGGGGAGTGGACCGGGCGCGACCCGCGGCGCGTGTCGGCGGGCGGGGGTCTGTTCGCCGTCGGCGCGCTCGCCGTCGTGAGCGCCATCCTCGTGTTGACGACGGACTTGGCCGCCGTCTTCGACGCGACGAGCACGACCGACGCCCGACGCGTCGCCGGCGCCCTCGCCGGCCTGGGGATCCCGGCGATGTTCGTCGGCGTCGTCGCCGTCCTGCCCGCCAGCCGCCGCGAGCGACTCGGCGCGCTCGCCGGCGCCGCCGTCACCGTCGCCGGCGTCGTCATGTACTGGCGCGTCTACCCCCAGCAGTGGGTCGAGGCCAGCGACTCGATGGCTTTCCCGACCGCCATGCTGTACTTCGTCGGCGGGAGCGTCGCGCTGTGGTTCGTCCTCTCGGCGGTCGCCTCGTTCAAGCTCCGCAACAACCCTCAGGGCACCGTCCGCCTGGAGGTCACCCGCCAGGGCGAGACCGAAGAGATCCACGTCACCCGAAGCGAGTACCAGCGCTACAAGCGGGCCGTCCAGGGCGACGCGGACAACAGCGAGGCCGTCGCCGAGGAACTGCGCGCGCTCCACCGGGACTGA
- the hjc gene encoding Holliday junction resolvase Hjc has product MANSNAKGDRRERELVNELDAAGFAVMRAPASGSATERELPDVLAGDGTDFYAVEAKSSAGDPIYLDGEEVEALLFFSRNFGAKPRIGVRFDREDWYFFHPGDEAVHVTDGGNYRVKKETALAHGTDFDELVGHSEKVTLEEVADDGPDQGTLDVLSAFERGDLSKEEAAEML; this is encoded by the coding sequence ATGGCGAACTCGAACGCGAAGGGCGACCGCCGCGAGCGCGAACTCGTCAACGAACTCGACGCGGCGGGCTTCGCGGTGATGCGCGCGCCCGCCAGCGGGAGCGCCACCGAGCGGGAACTCCCCGACGTGCTGGCCGGCGACGGGACGGACTTCTACGCCGTCGAGGCCAAATCCTCCGCCGGCGACCCCATCTACCTCGACGGCGAGGAGGTCGAGGCGTTGCTCTTCTTCTCGCGGAACTTCGGCGCCAAACCCCGCATCGGCGTCCGCTTCGACCGCGAGGACTGGTACTTCTTCCACCCCGGCGACGAGGCCGTCCACGTCACCGACGGCGGCAACTACCGCGTCAAGAAGGAGACCGCGCTGGCCCACGGCACCGACTTCGACGAACTCGTCGGCCACTCCGAGAAGGTCACCCTCGAGGAGGTGGCCGACGACGGCCCCGACCAGGGCACGCTGGACGTGCTCTCGGCGTTCGAACGCGGCGACCTCTCGAAGGAAGAGGCCGCCGAGATGCTGTAG
- a CDS encoding sensor histidine kinase — MTDDRSAEEASGAGDERSRSGPLARAGRALVPGVVRRNYALQFAVAFLLITLLITGVGALSYVQIQDLTRADAERTLQSTAELQADSVGDWAAGVSADARGGATSNVFRGRDRSQIRGHLTRSLQRASPYVTGFHYVETDEDAVVVSTTRDYEGRSVQSMSESWGAPIQAATTAEEWGVSVADTAYERDGRRLLAFVVPVYDGALVVTAEIPQEHERIDGTRSVVATEVLTPAGDNVFAPNDTGRPHSTESTAFSRAVDGVEGVYEDPANVTAFAPVDGVDWVVMTVAAKADLYEASRTVGRNVIVLVVSSVLALTAVGVVLGSGTVRSLRRLRRRAEAMEAGDLDVDLSTAREDEIGRLFAAFDGMRRALGTQIREAETARERAERSRRDLARQNERLDQFAGTVSHDLRNPLNVASGHLELLERKLDDLGAEATESLASHVETIDDAHVRMESLIEDVLALSRQGEAIDETQPVDLETVARDAWATVDDGGASLSVVGSRTVAADPDRLRQVFENLFRNSVEHGSADPASRAGDSALSVEVGLAETGFYVADGGPGIPPEDADAVFEYGHTTAEDGTGLGLAIVETIVEAHGWRIAVDEGYEAGAKFVVSGLDEE, encoded by the coding sequence GTGACGGACGACCGTTCGGCCGAGGAGGCGTCGGGGGCGGGCGACGAGCGGTCGCGTTCCGGCCCGCTGGCCCGGGCGGGGCGAGCCCTCGTCCCGGGGGTCGTCCGGCGCAACTACGCGCTGCAGTTCGCCGTCGCCTTTCTCCTGATAACCCTGCTCATCACCGGCGTCGGCGCCCTGAGTTACGTCCAGATACAGGACCTCACCCGCGCGGACGCCGAGCGGACGCTCCAGTCGACCGCGGAGTTGCAGGCCGACTCGGTCGGCGACTGGGCCGCCGGCGTGTCCGCGGACGCCCGGGGCGGCGCCACCTCCAACGTCTTCCGCGGCCGGGACCGCTCTCAGATACGGGGGCACCTGACGCGGTCGCTCCAGCGGGCCAGCCCGTACGTGACCGGGTTCCACTACGTCGAGACCGACGAAGACGCGGTCGTCGTGAGCACCACCCGGGACTACGAGGGGCGATCGGTGCAATCGATGAGCGAGTCCTGGGGGGCGCCGATCCAGGCGGCGACGACCGCCGAGGAGTGGGGCGTCTCGGTCGCCGACACCGCCTACGAGCGCGACGGACGGCGCCTGCTCGCGTTCGTCGTGCCCGTCTACGACGGTGCGCTCGTCGTGACCGCCGAAATCCCGCAGGAACACGAGCGGATCGACGGGACGCGGTCGGTCGTCGCCACCGAGGTCCTGACCCCGGCGGGCGACAACGTCTTCGCTCCGAACGACACTGGCCGACCGCACTCGACGGAGTCCACGGCGTTCTCTCGGGCCGTCGACGGCGTCGAGGGGGTGTACGAGGACCCCGCGAACGTGACGGCGTTCGCGCCCGTCGACGGCGTCGACTGGGTCGTGATGACGGTGGCCGCGAAGGCCGACCTCTACGAGGCCAGCCGGACCGTCGGCCGGAACGTGATCGTCCTCGTCGTCTCGTCGGTGCTCGCGCTCACCGCCGTCGGGGTCGTCCTCGGCTCGGGCACGGTGCGGTCGCTCCGGCGTCTCCGGCGCCGCGCGGAGGCGATGGAGGCCGGCGACCTCGACGTGGACCTGTCGACGGCTCGCGAGGACGAGATCGGGCGGCTGTTCGCCGCGTTCGACGGCATGCGCCGAGCGCTCGGGACACAGATACGCGAGGCCGAGACCGCCCGCGAGCGCGCCGAGCGGTCCCGGCGAGACCTCGCGCGCCAGAACGAACGGCTCGACCAGTTCGCCGGCACGGTGAGCCACGACCTGCGCAACCCCCTGAACGTCGCCAGCGGGCACCTCGAACTGCTAGAGCGGAAACTCGACGATCTCGGCGCGGAGGCGACCGAGTCGCTGGCCTCCCACGTCGAGACGATCGACGACGCGCACGTCCGCATGGAGTCGCTCATCGAGGACGTGCTCGCACTCTCCCGGCAGGGCGAGGCCATCGACGAGACCCAGCCGGTCGACCTCGAAACCGTCGCGCGCGACGCGTGGGCGACGGTCGACGACGGGGGAGCGTCGCTGTCGGTCGTCGGGTCCCGGACCGTCGCGGCCGACCCCGACCGCCTCCGGCAGGTCTTCGAGAACCTCTTCCGCAATTCCGTGGAGCACGGCTCCGCGGACCCGGCGTCGCGGGCCGGCGACTCGGCGCTCTCGGTCGAGGTGGGGCTCGCGGAGACGGGCTTCTACGTCGCCGACGGCGGCCCCGGCATCCCGCCCGAGGACGCCGACGCCGTCTTCGAGTACGGCCACACGACGGCCGAAGACGGCACCGGGCTCGGGCTGGCCATCGTCGAGACGATCGTCGAGGCCCACGGCTGGCGGATCGCCGTCGACGAGGGGTACGAGGCCGGCGCGAAGTTCGTCGTCTCCGGTCTCGACGAGGAGTGA
- the ilvD gene encoding dihydroxy-acid dehydratase produces MSQQEPEPRDDGADGDDGGKPEDFPSTEVTEGVEKAPHRAMFRAMGYDDEDLSSPMVGVANPAADITPCNVHLDDVADAAYEGIDDAGGMPIEFGTITISDAISMGTEGMKASLISREIIADSVELVSFGERMDGLVTVGGCDKNMPGMMMAAIRTDLPSVFLYGGSIMPGEHDGREITIQNMFEGVGAVAEGDMTEDELDEMERQACPGAGSCGGMFTANTMASVSETIGFAPLGSASPPAEDEERYEVARRAGELATEVVEARRRPSDFLTRESFENAIAMQVAVGGSTNAVLHLLAMAAEAGVDLDIQDFNDISRRTPKIADLQPGGERFMNDLHEVGGVPVVLKELHDSDLLHGDALTVTGNTIAEELERVDPPAIEDLDADYLYTVDEPKNEQGAIRILTGNLAPDGAVIKITGEDHLHHEGPVRIFDEESEAMRYVQEGEVESGDVIGIRNEGPRGGPGMREMLGVTSAVAGQGHAEDVALFTDGRFSGATRGFSIGHVAPEAYVGGPIAALEDGDTVTIDIDDLELSVDLTDEELEERLEDHDPDPTYESGVLAKYHRDFGSAANGAVTNPGAKWD; encoded by the coding sequence ATGAGCCAACAGGAGCCGGAACCGCGTGACGACGGTGCGGACGGAGACGACGGCGGGAAACCGGAGGACTTCCCGAGCACGGAAGTGACCGAGGGCGTCGAGAAGGCGCCCCACCGCGCGATGTTCCGCGCGATGGGCTACGACGACGAGGACCTCTCGTCGCCGATGGTCGGCGTCGCCAACCCGGCGGCGGACATCACACCGTGTAACGTCCACCTCGACGACGTGGCCGACGCCGCCTACGAGGGCATCGACGACGCCGGCGGCATGCCGATCGAGTTCGGCACGATCACCATCTCCGACGCCATCTCGATGGGCACCGAGGGGATGAAGGCCTCGCTGATCTCCCGGGAGATCATCGCCGACTCCGTCGAGCTCGTGAGCTTCGGCGAGCGCATGGACGGCCTCGTCACCGTCGGCGGCTGCGACAAGAACATGCCCGGGATGATGATGGCCGCGATCCGGACGGACCTCCCCTCCGTGTTCCTCTACGGCGGGTCGATCATGCCCGGCGAGCACGACGGCCGGGAGATCACCATCCAGAACATGTTCGAGGGCGTCGGCGCCGTCGCCGAGGGCGACATGACCGAGGACGAACTCGACGAGATGGAGCGCCAGGCCTGTCCCGGTGCGGGCTCCTGCGGCGGCATGTTCACCGCCAACACGATGGCCTCCGTCTCGGAGACGATCGGCTTCGCGCCGCTGGGGTCGGCCTCGCCGCCCGCCGAAGACGAGGAGCGCTACGAGGTGGCCCGCCGCGCCGGCGAACTCGCGACGGAGGTCGTCGAGGCGCGCCGCCGCCCCTCCGACTTCCTCACCCGGGAGTCCTTCGAGAACGCCATCGCCATGCAGGTCGCCGTGGGCGGCTCCACGAACGCCGTCCTCCACCTGCTCGCGATGGCCGCCGAGGCCGGCGTCGACCTCGACATCCAGGACTTCAACGATATCAGCCGGCGCACGCCGAAGATCGCCGACCTGCAGCCCGGCGGCGAGCGCTTCATGAACGACCTCCACGAGGTCGGGGGCGTCCCGGTCGTCCTGAAGGAGCTGCACGACAGCGACCTGCTCCACGGCGACGCCCTGACGGTGACGGGCAACACCATCGCCGAGGAGCTCGAACGAGTGGACCCGCCCGCCATCGAGGACCTCGACGCCGACTACCTCTACACGGTCGACGAACCGAAAAACGAGCAGGGCGCCATCCGCATCCTGACCGGGAACCTCGCGCCCGACGGCGCGGTCATCAAGATCACCGGCGAGGACCACCTCCACCACGAGGGACCGGTCCGCATCTTCGACGAGGAGAGCGAGGCGATGCGCTACGTCCAGGAGGGGGAGGTCGAGTCCGGCGACGTGATCGGCATCCGCAACGAGGGACCGCGCGGCGGCCCCGGCATGCGCGAGATGCTCGGCGTCACCAGCGCGGTGGCCGGTCAGGGCCACGCCGAGGACGTGGCGCTGTTCACCGACGGCCGTTTCTCCGGCGCGACCCGCGGGTTCTCCATCGGCCACGTCGCCCCCGAGGCGTACGTCGGCGGCCCCATCGCCGCGCTGGAGGACGGCGACACTGTCACCATCGACATCGACGACCTCGAACTCTCCGTCGACCTGACCGACGAGGAACTCGAGGAGCGCCTCGAGGACCACGACCCCGACCCGACCTACGAGTCGGGCGTCCTCGCCAAGTACCACCGCGACTTCGGGTCTGCGGCAAACGGCGCGGTCACGAACCCCGGCGCCAAGTGGGACTAG
- a CDS encoding SWIM zinc finger family protein: MSETRPPTQVRRTALAPDVRRLDERAARAWTERMAVRPLGGGRYAVDSASGATYVVDLPAGTCTCPDHQIRGERCKHLRRVGIEITTRRVPAPGKRAAVCDACGIDTFVPEDEGPPDLCPACRLEPGDVVSDRETDDRLVVARVTPERAYDAVIEGVGETVADYATNEGYPADDPVVEAVYLGDLARRESPRRYSFPLSRLERVDDAAVVDRKLRERVTA; this comes from the coding sequence ATGTCCGAAACACGTCCCCCTACCCAGGTCCGGAGAACTGCACTCGCACCGGACGTTCGACGGCTCGACGAGCGGGCCGCGCGCGCCTGGACCGAGCGCATGGCCGTCCGCCCGCTGGGCGGCGGCCGCTACGCCGTCGACAGCGCGAGCGGCGCGACCTACGTCGTCGACCTGCCCGCGGGTACATGTACCTGCCCAGACCACCAGATCCGCGGCGAGCGGTGCAAGCACCTCCGCCGCGTCGGTATCGAGATCACTACTCGCCGCGTGCCCGCCCCCGGCAAGCGCGCGGCCGTCTGCGACGCCTGCGGGATCGACACCTTCGTCCCCGAAGACGAGGGCCCGCCCGACCTCTGTCCCGCCTGCCGGCTCGAACCCGGCGACGTGGTCAGCGACCGCGAGACCGACGACCGCCTCGTCGTCGCCCGCGTCACGCCCGAGCGCGCCTACGACGCCGTCATCGAGGGCGTCGGCGAGACCGTCGCCGACTACGCCACCAACGAGGGCTACCCCGCCGACGATCCCGTGGTCGAAGCGGTGTATCTGGGCGACCTCGCCCGCCGGGAGTCGCCGCGCCGGTACTCGTTCCCCCTGTCGCGGCTCGAACGGGTCGACGACGCCGCGGTCGTCGACCGGAAGCTGCGCGAGCGCGTGACGGCCTGA
- a CDS encoding DUF7472 family protein, which yields MEIDRKFAVELGISAASVVLFVGAAYVVSANYAAPGNATGNGSAAPVLQPDGGLVMVGVVGLFVLIMALAGLILYRANFDEE from the coding sequence ATGGAAATCGACCGGAAGTTCGCCGTCGAACTCGGGATCTCGGCGGCCTCGGTCGTCTTGTTCGTCGGTGCGGCCTACGTCGTCAGCGCTAACTACGCCGCCCCTGGCAACGCGACCGGCAACGGCTCGGCCGCGCCCGTGCTCCAGCCCGACGGCGGGCTCGTCATGGTCGGCGTCGTCGGCCTGTTCGTCCTCATCATGGCGCTCGCCGGACTGATCCTGTACCGCGCGAACTTCGACGAGGAGTAG
- a CDS encoding TetR/AcrR family transcriptional regulator, producing MTDDAADASATTEADPPDDGGNRSDDGSADATTGGGDAPAGGGEDEEPSTADEIRWAAFDVLVERGFDEFTTQAVADAAGVSQSLVHYYYDTKEDLVFSMFTNGLDHLTDEVRERADSDDPRERLLELARYMLRTPEGEEFEEAVEFSRMLLEIEAQAPYDDRLREAVEYDSEFLERFVADAVEEGIESGQFRAVDPEPFAVTFVAAVRSGQNRHAIFADDERVRPVLDGLEAMVDDYLAEDSA from the coding sequence ATGACGGACGACGCCGCGGACGCGAGCGCGACGACAGAGGCGGATCCGCCGGACGACGGCGGTAACCGATCCGACGACGGATCGGCCGACGCGACGACGGGCGGCGGTGACGCGCCGGCGGGCGGGGGCGAGGACGAGGAGCCCTCGACGGCCGACGAGATCCGCTGGGCGGCGTTCGACGTGCTGGTCGAGCGCGGCTTCGACGAGTTCACGACGCAGGCCGTCGCCGACGCGGCGGGCGTGAGCCAGTCGCTCGTCCACTACTACTACGACACGAAAGAGGACCTCGTCTTCTCGATGTTCACGAACGGGCTGGACCACCTGACCGACGAGGTCCGCGAGCGGGCCGACAGCGACGACCCCCGCGAGCGGCTGCTGGAACTCGCCCGGTACATGCTCAGGACGCCGGAGGGCGAGGAGTTCGAGGAGGCCGTCGAGTTCTCGCGGATGCTCCTGGAGATCGAGGCCCAGGCGCCCTACGACGACCGGCTGCGCGAGGCCGTCGAGTACGATTCGGAGTTCCTGGAGAGGTTCGTCGCCGACGCCGTCGAAGAGGGGATCGAGTCCGGGCAGTTCCGCGCCGTCGACCCAGAACCGTTCGCGGTCACCTTCGTCGCGGCCGTCCGCTCGGGCCAGAACCGCCACGCCATCTTCGCCGACGACGAGCGCGTCCGGCCGGTTCTCGACGGCCTGGAGGCGATGGTCGACGACTACCTCGCGGAGGATAGCGCGTGA
- a CDS encoding MATE family efflux transporter codes for MRPLVALSAPIVFTQLLQVVYNLVDTFWVGRLGGDAVSALSFSWPPVFVLISLGGGLTLAGSVLVAQHKGAGNLERVNEVAGQTLAFVTLFSLALGAVGYLLAPAFLRLIGAEPGTTVFAYSLEYMRVIFLGVWFMFGFFVFQSLLRGWGDTRTPMYLMAVSVAVNVVLDPVFIFGFADNPLFGILGARGLEADLLAATGFRGHGVEGAAMATILSRALATVPGVALLFSGRLGLSLSLADLRLERATVRKIIEIGYPASIEQSSGALSYTAMTAIVAVIGSTAVAAFGITARLTSFVFLPAVGLGMGVETAVGQNLGARRADRARKAVYLAVGMLVAAYVVVSAVGIYWARDIVGVFISGEEAGRIVDIGETYMLIVAPTFAFMGTFHVIKGCFNGAGNTRAAMVMSVTAVWGMQVVPAWILVTNFDMGTTGAWWAIAIMHVGSALIVGAWFLRGTWTDTVVEEDEPAAAPAD; via the coding sequence TTGCGCCCGCTCGTAGCGCTGTCGGCGCCGATCGTCTTCACGCAGCTGCTGCAGGTCGTCTACAACCTCGTCGACACCTTCTGGGTCGGGCGGCTCGGCGGCGACGCCGTCAGCGCCCTCTCCTTTTCCTGGCCACCCGTGTTCGTGCTCATCTCGCTGGGCGGCGGGCTCACGCTGGCGGGGAGCGTCCTCGTCGCCCAGCACAAGGGCGCCGGCAACCTCGAACGGGTCAACGAGGTCGCCGGCCAGACGCTGGCGTTCGTCACCCTGTTCTCGCTGGCGCTCGGTGCCGTCGGCTACCTGCTCGCGCCCGCGTTCCTCCGGCTCATCGGCGCCGAGCCCGGAACCACGGTGTTCGCCTACTCGCTCGAGTACATGCGGGTGATCTTCCTCGGCGTCTGGTTCATGTTCGGCTTCTTCGTCTTCCAGTCGCTCCTGCGCGGGTGGGGCGACACCCGCACGCCGATGTACCTGATGGCCGTCAGCGTCGCCGTCAACGTCGTTCTCGACCCCGTGTTCATCTTCGGGTTCGCCGACAACCCCCTGTTCGGCATCCTCGGCGCTCGCGGGCTCGAAGCGGATCTGCTCGCCGCGACGGGCTTCCGTGGCCACGGCGTCGAAGGCGCGGCGATGGCGACCATCCTCTCGCGGGCGCTCGCGACGGTACCCGGGGTCGCGCTCCTCTTTTCGGGGCGACTCGGCCTCTCCCTGTCGCTCGCGGACCTGCGCCTGGAGCGGGCGACCGTCCGGAAGATCATCGAGATCGGCTATCCCGCGAGCATCGAGCAGAGTTCGGGCGCGCTCTCCTACACCGCGATGACGGCCATCGTCGCGGTCATCGGCTCGACGGCCGTCGCCGCCTTCGGCATCACCGCCCGACTGACTTCGTTCGTGTTTCTGCCCGCCGTGGGACTGGGGATGGGCGTCGAGACCGCGGTCGGGCAGAACCTCGGCGCGCGGCGGGCCGACCGGGCGCGCAAGGCCGTCTACCTCGCCGTCGGCATGCTCGTCGCCGCCTACGTCGTCGTCAGCGCCGTCGGGATCTACTGGGCCCGCGACATCGTCGGCGTGTTCATCTCCGGCGAGGAGGCCGGCCGGATCGTCGACATCGGCGAGACGTACATGCTGATCGTCGCGCCCACCTTCGCGTTCATGGGCACCTTCCACGTCATCAAGGGCTGTTTCAACGGCGCCGGCAACACCCGCGCCGCGATGGTCATGTCGGTCACCGCCGTCTGGGGCATGCAGGTCGTCCCCGCGTGGATCCTCGTGACGAACTTCGACATGGGCACCACCGGCGCCTGGTGGGCCATCGCCATCATGCACGTCGGGAGCGCGCTGATCGTCGGCGCCTGGTTCCTCCGTGGCACCTGGACCGACACCGTCGTCGAGGAGGACGAACCCGCGGCCGCACCCGCGGACTGA
- the priL gene encoding DNA primase regulatory subunit PriL, whose product MEPIHARYPWREESRQAVGEAGVDLSAVVAEDDAVVSRGVERVVWALEDGTVGDPHDVDRIELLSYPVARVLVSLVDEHVLTRKYAQAEATAARERFTADFADTTEFKSASTPRLTLPELLSEFDLSGPVRAVDGAVGDGSAVVSDGQSREFRVEVGTYLDLASDRRGDEWRLVNRALSDGEVLIDGEELVALLRQAVRHRVDDGLPLSVPDAIADELAAEAEELRERLSELDLTRDIDTVVPELFPPCMKHLLDRVQQGEHLEHHSRFAIASFLTSIGMTTDEIVDIFQVNPGFGEEATRYQVDHIRGATSPTDYSPPACATMQSYGDCIGKDDICTEEINESHPLNYYEHRLDEEDEDDLTDWREGCEDGDAEGAEAEDAEAENEDAETEDAEAGDAEA is encoded by the coding sequence ATCGAGCCCATCCACGCCCGGTACCCCTGGCGGGAGGAGTCGCGACAGGCCGTCGGCGAGGCCGGCGTCGACCTGTCGGCCGTGGTCGCCGAGGACGACGCCGTCGTCTCCCGCGGGGTCGAGCGCGTGGTCTGGGCGCTGGAAGACGGCACCGTCGGCGACCCCCACGACGTCGACCGGATCGAACTGCTCTCCTACCCGGTCGCGCGCGTGCTCGTCTCGCTCGTCGACGAGCACGTGCTGACGCGCAAGTACGCCCAGGCCGAAGCTACCGCCGCCCGCGAGCGGTTCACCGCCGACTTCGCAGACACCACGGAGTTCAAATCCGCGAGCACCCCCCGGCTCACGCTCCCGGAACTGCTCTCGGAGTTCGATCTGTCCGGTCCCGTCCGGGCGGTCGACGGGGCGGTCGGCGACGGCTCGGCCGTCGTCAGCGACGGCCAGTCCAGGGAGTTCCGCGTCGAGGTGGGGACCTACCTCGACCTCGCCTCGGACCGGCGCGGCGACGAGTGGCGGCTGGTCAACCGGGCACTGTCCGACGGCGAGGTGCTGATCGACGGCGAGGAGCTGGTCGCGCTGTTGCGCCAGGCCGTCCGCCACCGCGTCGACGACGGACTGCCCCTCTCGGTCCCCGACGCCATCGCCGACGAACTCGCCGCGGAGGCGGAGGAACTGCGCGAGCGACTCTCCGAGCTGGACCTCACCCGCGACATCGACACCGTCGTCCCCGAACTGTTCCCGCCCTGCATGAAACACCTCCTCGACCGGGTCCAGCAGGGCGAACACCTCGAACACCACTCGCGGTTCGCCATCGCCTCGTTCCTGACCAGCATCGGGATGACGACCGACGAGATCGTCGATATCTTCCAGGTCAACCCGGGCTTCGGGGAGGAGGCGACCCGCTATCAGGTCGACCACATCCGCGGGGCGACCAGCCCCACCGACTACTCGCCGCCCGCCTGTGCGACGATGCAGTCCTACGGCGACTGTATCGGCAAGGACGATATCTGTACCGAGGAGATCAACGAGTCCCATCCGCTGAACTACTACGAACACCGCCTCGACGAAGAGGACGAGGACGACCTGACCGACTGGCGCGAGGGGTGCGAAGACGGCGACGCGGAGGGCGCCGAGGCCGAGGACGCCGAAGCCGAGAACGAAGACGCCGAGACCGAGGACGCCGAAGCCGGAGACGCGGAAGCCTGA